tatgttcaattaatatttaacaaaggagccaagagcatacaatggagtcaagacagtctcttcaataaatgttgatggGAAATTAGGTCAGAtacatgtgaaaaaatgaaactagatcaccaacttacaccataaacaaaaacaaactcaaaatggctataGGACTTGAATgtgagatgggaaaccataaaaatcctacaagaatccataggcagcaaaatagcagacacatGTCATAACAATATCTTTACAGAAACAGCTCCTACAACATAGagtataaagagaaaataaacaaatgatactacatcaaaataaaaagcttctgtacagcaaaagaagccatcaagaacacaacaagaaagcccactgcatgggagaacacatttgccaatgctatttcagatcagggtttaatctccaaaatttagagcgaactcatacaacttaacaaaaggaagataaacgatccaatcaaaaaatgggaaaaggacctaaatagatactttttgaaaggggacatacagaaggcccagagaaatatgaaaacatgctcaaagtcactaatcatccaagagatgcaaataacaacaacaatgagataccttctcacacctgtcagaatggctatcatcaacaaatcaacaaatgacaagtgatgGCGAAGATTTGGAGAAacaggaaccctcctgcactgctggtgggaatgtagactggtgcagccactgtggaaaacagtattgagtttcctcaaaaacttaaaaatggaactcccatttcacccagtaatcccacttttaggactatatcccaagaaaccagaaataccaatcagaaagggtatatgcacccctatgttcatagcagcacaatttacaatagctaatatttggaaacagcctaagtgcccatcagcttatgagtgaattagaaaaaagtggtacatctacacaatggaatactatgctgctataaaaaagaagaaactttttccATTTGCatcatcatggatggaactggagagcattttgctaagctaATTATGCCAGTcccagaaagataaatatcacatgatctcactcatatgtgggatatattcataaacataatttgatgaacaagaatagatccagagacaaatggcagaggagggggtgtttagagagcaatcaaaggacttgtatgcatgcatattagcataaccaatgacacagacactggggcggtgggggcttgcccagggtgggaatggctgggggaagggctcaattggggaaaaatgagacatatgtaaaactttagacaataaaaagaaagaaatatgttggattttgtcaaatgatttttctgcatcaattgatatgattatgtgattttgtttctcaagttgtttatgtgatgtataatgTTTGTTGAtgtgtggatattgtaccagtcttgcatcctTGAAATAAATCTTACTtcatcatgatgtatgatctttctaatgtaatttctgatctgatttgctagaattttgttgaggattttagggTCTACATTCATCAGGGAtgttgacctgtaattctctttctttgtagtgtatttttctgttttgggattagggtaatgctgactaCATGGAAAGACCttggaagtgtgctttcctcttgaattttttggaatattgtgagtagggtaggttttagttctttgaatgtttggtaaaactcccttgtttttgctgtctggaccagggcttttgtttgctggaagtatTTTGattgctgctttattttttttttttttcagaggaaGCAGCTTTTATTGATGAGTTATCTCCAGAAACCAAAGGTCCATGGACCCACTTTCCGCCACCCGCTGTCCCTCCAGGCCCTCACATCGCTCCACCTGGGGAGGGGATATAAGTGACCTTTGGGTTTTTCAAAGCCCCAGGCTTTCCCCTCCCTGGGTAGCCTTACACATTCGTAGCAATagtgtttgttggttttttttccaGCAACGCCTGCTGCAGCTACTTGATAACAGTTGTGGGTGAAAGAGTGTGAGGGACGCATTAGATGAGTAAGGGACACACAGGAAAAAGGAACATAGCCTCTCAAAGGTCCCCTGTCCAGCCTCAGTGGCTTGAGCCTTCAGATGATTTCTCTTTATGCTGAATGACGCCTTTCTGAATCAGATCGGGGATTTCCACTGCCAGCCATGGACCCAGCCCCAAAGCCATAAGATGAGCTAGTCCAAACTTGGGCACATTCCTGGCCCACAAAGGCTTAAAGTGATCAGTCAGACATATTTTGCCACCCCTGTACATCTTGGCTGTTTTTCCATCCAGCTCAGGGACTGCAATTTCTGGAGCAGTAGTAGGATATGTGATAGGAATGTCAAACTCGATGTCAAACTCATATTTGAGGAGATCATGGATGTACCAGCATTTTCCAAACCACCGAGTCCCTTCCTTGTTGGACTCCAGTCGGAACCAATCAGTGTCTGCATTCTTGTTGTTCTCCACATACCGGATAAGAGACTGATACTCCTCCTTGAGGCGCTGCACCCACAGCTCCCGATCGCGAGGTCCGGCGTTAGTCTTCAGCACTGGGATCTCAGACACGACACGCCGGGTGGCCTCGTCCGCCATCTTGAACGAGGGCACAGGAGAAACGCGGAAGTGGTTTGACGTGTCGTTTACTGTCAGGGCGCCGCCATCTTTTTCTTGATTGctgctttaatttcatcagtagttatcagactattcaggtttttaattttcttgattgagttttggtagattgtatttttgtaggaatatgttcattttgtctaggctgtccagtttgttggaggagacttgttcatagtatttttttacaatcatttgtatatctgtggggtcagttgttatttcacctctttaatttctgattttattcattggggtcctctctctttgtttcatggtgagcctggctagaggttcatcagtcttttttatcctttcaaagaaccagctcttcttTCTATaaatctgttttgttgttgtttttgttttgtgtgtgtgtgtttttgtctgtATATAGTTTATTTTTGCTATGATCTTAATTAtgtcctttcttctgcttactctggcCTTTTCTTATAGTTCTCTTTCTGGttctttaaattgtagggttagataatttattacttgtttttttctcggtttttgaggtaggcctgcagagctatgaacttccctctcagggctgctttcactgtgtcccatagattttggattggtgtgttttcattgtcatttgtttccaagatgctttttatttcttctttgaactcTTTGGTagcccttttttttaaaaaaaaaaaaaaaaaaagcatggtaTTTAGCCTgcaattgtttgattttttattgtagttgatttctaattttgcgccattgtgatctgagaagatgcttgttgtTATTTCTATCGTATTGAATTTGAAGTGATttagcctgtgtcctaatatgtggtctatctttgaaaatgacccatgtgcacttgagaagaatgtatattcctttGCTTTCAGGTGGTATATTTTGAAGATGCCAATTAtttccatttgacctagtgagTCAGTTAGGTTTgctgttttgttgttgatttgttgtCTAGAAGagttatccagtgatgtcaacgGGGTATTTAAGTCTCCTACTATGaatgtattgctgtcaatctctctcttaatatctttcataatttttttaatgtatttcggtgctcctgcattaggtgcatatatttttaccagagttatatcctcttgttgtattgatcctttaatattatgaatttGTCTTCAATATCTCTtcttatgaccttcactttgaagtAGATTTTGTTAGATGTGagcattgctaccccagcttttgttttggttttttttcatttctatttgcctgaaaatcctatctaataaaagagaaaaatggtaattggcgtacgacgatacccttttcattggctactcagggctatatgcaaattaactgccaactatgattggcagttaactgccaacaagatggcggctaatttgcatatgtaggcataatgcagggaggcgaaagggaaagcaggaagaagccccctgccactgacagtgattggaaacccaggggggagctaagagctggggggcagggcaaaggcggccctggggccgcctttgctctgccccccagccacgattggagaatcaggcaccttttccaccctggtcagtgacagcaggaagtaggggtggagccagagatgggagctgggcacggtcgaagctggcagtcccgggagctaggggtcccttgcctgggcctaaagcggagcccacgatcgtggggccgctgcagctgtgggtccccgctgcccgggcgggacgcctaggccagaggctttaggcctgggcaggggtggagcctgcaaccatggggagctgggggtcccctgcccaggcctgacacctctgccggaggcctcaggcctggtcaaggggccgatccggtgattggtgatcggagggtgatgagggtcaactcctctggccgagccatcaggcctgggtggggggcggagctggggattgggaggatatgatggtccccttgcccaggcctgaagcctgggtcagaggcatcaggcttgggtggggggtggatccagcgatcagagggagatgggggtcccctgcccaggcatgattcctgggccagaggcctcaggcttgggcgcgggccagagtcagtgatcagggggagatgggggtcccctgtccaagcctgacacctctggcggaggcgtcaggcctgggcaaggggccgatcctgcgattggagggtgatgggggtcaacgcctgagggctcccagtatgtgagagggggcaggctggggggggagtgtcccccccacacacacccagtgcacgaatttcgtgcaccgggcccctagtgtattttataaactgtttaaaaaaacattgtACAACCGTTCTTAGCTTACATGTTCTGGCCCAGCATCTTTACTTTGCCTACCTATGCTTAAATGCCCTGAAGGGGACATGTTATCTAACTTGCTGTGTTTCCTTCTTAATGTGTTTGATGGCCACTGGCCTTGGATCTCATTCCAGAAGTAGGAAACAGCAAGAGAGTAGAATTTAGTTATGGATATGTGTGCTTACTTTTTCCTAActcttggagaaaaaaatgcaaCTGGAAAAGCCTTACATGTGTATATCAACTGATTATTCAGTGCTTATGGTGTGTCAGGATCTATGCATTAGCACATTAAATTTTCCAGCATCATTTTGAAGTATACATAATTATCctctttttatatgaaaaaaaaatgaggctcaAAGGAATGAAATAATTTGGTTGAAGCCACCCAATCAGGAAATCACTGTGGACTTCAATCTAGATATGTCTGACCATAGAGCCCATTACATAATCATTGTGCAGTTCCACAAAGTATTTATTACATCTTACATACAAAAACACCTTCAATTCATGGTGTGTCATTagtagaataataaaatgaagaccACGGAGAAGATGAGCCAGACCATTGTGACAAATGTAATTAATTGCTTCTCTTGAGCTTCCTGGCATCTAAGACAAAGTAAACAGCATTAGTATTTtctgtgaagaaataaaatatttctctaggactaaattacaaaatgaaaataatattgttgCTGAGGGTTCAGCTCTGTATgggttaaatgtattttttccagCTGACTTTATGTCTGCTCTGTACCAGGCACTACCCTAGGGATAAAGATATTGACATAACTAAGATAACATCTGGAACCTTCAGGAGATCAAAATATGGGCCCGGAAACAGACAGGTCAATATCTGACTCTAAAGCATGGCAGACAAGTAATTGCTCCTTGGAGGTATAAACAAAGTGGAATAAAAGTTCATTTGCTAATTTCTCCTATGTATATTGCCCTTCACGAATTACAAAGCATTggcactttttttctctctaatttaaTTGTCACAAAAGCCCTGAAAAATAGATGCTACCATCCTTGTTTTAGCATTGAGTAGACTAACACCTTTGGAGGTGAAACAACTTACCTAAAGTCCTGGTTTGTTTAACTCTAAGTGCTGTGCACCTGTCATGTcccattgtcttcctttttttttttttttttttttttttaaaaaagaggctaaccagtgcggctcagtggagcattgacctatgaaccaggagttcatggttcaattcctgatcagggcacatacctggttgtgAGCTCAATTCCCCAGTgcgggacgtgcaggaggcagccaacaaatgattccctctcattaatgatgtttctatctctcattccctctccaaAATCACACTGATGTTTGCACTGGTTGTCTGGAGCCACCTGTCAgccgcttttatattgtttcttccttgcggagTGTCTAGGGAGGAGAAACTGCAGCAGTGCCtgaggccgacttccaggaggccagcagtgcGGTTGGAATCGTGCCTGCAGTACCAGTCCATTGGTGCCTGaactgttctctggagattggacctgcaggcctactgagggagtgagtggctgctgccagaCTGGTGGGCCACCAGGCAGGTCTGTCAGCTGAgcggctgctcccactgtgggagtgcactgaccactagggggcaactcctgtgttgagtgtttgccccctggtggtcagagcatgtcatagcgatcagttgactggttgttcagtcatttggtcacttaggcttttatatatatactagaggcccggtgcacaaaaatttgtgcactcgggtgggtccctcagcccaccctgtgccctctagcaatctggggccccttgggggccccttcccctggctgctggcaccagttttcctccggtgcccggaacccaggccttcgctcttcactgggaggggcccacacggtgggtgaggggcttagctcttttaaaaatacttctgaatgtttggtaaataaccc
The sequence above is a segment of the Myotis daubentonii chromosome X, mMyoDau2.1, whole genome shotgun sequence genome. Coding sequences within it:
- the LOC132223365 gene encoding ubiquitin-fold modifier-conjugating enzyme 1; translation: MADEATRRVVSEIPVLKTNAGPRDRELWVQRLKEEYQSLIRYVENNKNADTDWFRLESNKEGTRWFGKCWYIHDLLKYEFDIEFDIPITYPTTAPEIAVPELDGKTAKMYRGGKICLTDHFKPLWARNVPKFGLAHLMALGLGPWLAVEIPDLIQKGVIQHKEKSSEGSSH